In a genomic window of Actinomycetota bacterium:
- a CDS encoding acyltransferase family protein, whose protein sequence is MSLLEASPGTAARPATGRARYAHRPGLDGLRALAIIGVLLYHAGIRWMPGGFLGVDLFFVISGFLITSLLIAEVERTARISLPDFFRRRARRLLPALGAVLVVTTLALLTFWHRDLGRFKGDVVASMTYLANWWFVIKHQSYFQASGRPSPFQQLWSLGVEEQFYLVWPVVAALVLAGRASVQRLTRLGLVAVFGAVLSTAWMAVLAIHEHVPYGTDASRVYMGTDTHAMGVLLGAGAAALVAAAERRGGRLWGRPERILLLDLAGGIALAGVGASMLLASEFTTGLYRGGFLAFAVLSAVAVVAASQREGGLGLLLGARPLRWIGDRSYSLYIWHWPIFVYTRPQLDVPFGGAADVVFRLALTVAAAEASYRRVEQPARQMGIRAYLRQVAASVQAFGRRLQEASRAEPGPEPGADGAWRPSIRVEQWRPMFNALRLRSIGQEHLRWEHLRWESLRDSRALAVVGRWRPGIALYSACALAALVLGIFVTSGSAPAHAVNRAAGSRAAVTVPRTLVPAPTHSQSVVPAAKAASPAAPAQPAGAGVTAIGDSVMLGAAPQLQAALPGASVNAVEGRQASDAFSLIDSILAEGHLGPTLVLHVGTNGTIDARALGALLDKTGDRTVVLLNVHVPRDWQGSDNTILAEAAHARPNVVFIDWNAIASAHPQWFWSDGIHLRPAGAQAYAELISAALQPGT, encoded by the coding sequence ATGAGCCTGCTGGAAGCATCCCCCGGAACAGCCGCACGACCGGCCACCGGGCGCGCCCGGTACGCCCACCGCCCGGGCCTCGACGGCCTGCGTGCGCTGGCCATCATCGGGGTGCTGCTGTACCACGCCGGGATCCGCTGGATGCCGGGCGGGTTCCTCGGGGTGGACCTGTTCTTCGTGATCTCGGGCTTCCTCATCACCTCGCTGCTCATCGCCGAGGTGGAGCGGACGGCCCGGATCTCGCTGCCCGACTTCTTCCGGCGGCGCGCCCGCCGCCTCCTGCCCGCGCTCGGGGCGGTCCTGGTGGTCACCACCCTGGCCCTGCTGACCTTCTGGCACCGCGACCTCGGCCGATTCAAGGGCGACGTGGTGGCCTCGATGACCTACCTGGCCAACTGGTGGTTCGTCATCAAGCACCAGTCCTACTTCCAGGCCAGCGGGCGGCCCTCCCCCTTCCAGCAGCTGTGGTCCCTCGGGGTCGAGGAGCAGTTCTACCTGGTCTGGCCCGTGGTGGCCGCCCTCGTGCTCGCCGGGCGGGCCAGCGTGCAGCGCCTCACCCGCCTCGGGCTGGTGGCGGTCTTCGGCGCCGTGCTCTCCACCGCATGGATGGCCGTGCTGGCCATCCATGAGCATGTCCCGTACGGGACCGACGCCTCCCGGGTGTACATGGGGACCGACACCCATGCCATGGGCGTGCTGCTGGGCGCCGGGGCGGCGGCCCTGGTGGCGGCCGCCGAACGCCGGGGAGGGCGCCTGTGGGGCCGCCCGGAGCGGATCCTGCTCCTGGATCTCGCCGGGGGCATCGCCCTGGCGGGCGTGGGCGCATCCATGCTGCTGGCCAGCGAGTTCACCACCGGCCTGTACCGGGGCGGGTTCCTGGCGTTCGCCGTGCTGTCGGCGGTCGCCGTCGTGGCGGCCAGCCAGCGCGAGGGGGGCCTGGGGCTGCTGCTCGGTGCCCGCCCCCTGCGGTGGATCGGCGACCGGTCGTACTCGCTGTACATCTGGCACTGGCCGATCTTCGTCTACACCCGGCCGCAGCTCGACGTGCCGTTCGGCGGCGCTGCCGATGTGGTCTTCCGCCTGGCCCTCACCGTGGCGGCGGCCGAGGCCAGCTACCGCCGGGTCGAGCAGCCGGCTCGCCAGATGGGCATCCGGGCATACCTGCGCCAGGTCGCCGCCTCGGTGCAGGCGTTCGGGCGCCGGCTGCAGGAGGCCTCCAGGGCGGAGCCCGGGCCCGAGCCGGGAGCCGACGGTGCGTGGCGCCCGAGCATCCGGGTTGAGCAGTGGCGCCCGATGTTCAACGCCCTTCGTCTTCGGTCGATCGGCCAGGAGCACCTGCGGTGGGAGCACCTGCGGTGGGAGTCCCTGCGCGACTCCCGGGCATTGGCCGTCGTGGGCCGGTGGCGGCCGGGCATCGCGCTCTATTCGGCCTGCGCCCTCGCCGCCCTGGTACTGGGCATCTTCGTGACCAGCGGGTCCGCCCCGGCGCACGCCGTCAACCGGGCGGCCGGATCGCGTGCCGCAGTGACGGTGCCGCGCACCCTGGTACCGGCGCCCACCCACAGCCAAAGCGTGGTCCCCGCCGCCAAAGCAGCCAGCCCGGCCGCCCCCGCCCAGCCAGCGGGGGCCGGGGTAACGGCGATCGGGGACTCCGTGATGCTGGGGGCGGCCCCCCAGCTCCAGGCGGCGCTGCCCGGGGCGTCGGTCAATGCGGTGGAGGGCCGCCAGGCGAGCGACGCCTTCAGCCTGATCGACTCCATCCTCGCCGAGGGACACCTCGGGCCCACGCTCGTCCTCCACGTGGGGACCAACGGCACCATCGACGCCCGGGCGCTCGGGGCGCTCCTGGACAAAACCGGGGACCGCACGGTGGTGCTGCTGAACGTGCACGTCCCCCGGGACTGGCAGGGCTCCGACAACACGATCCTGGCGGAAGCGGCCCACGCCCGTCCCAATGTGGTGTTCATCGACTGGAACGCCATCGCCTCGGCGCACCCGCAGTGGTTCTGGAGCGACGGCATCCACCTGCGCCCAGCCGGGGCCCAGGCCTACGCCGAGTTGATCTCGGCAGCGCTGCA
- a CDS encoding response regulator transcription factor, translated as MAIRLVLAEDHYLVREGVRRLIESESELELVAVCDTLDSVLAALEEHRPDVLLTDIRMPPTNTTEGLQAADRLRELNPNAGVVLLSQYADPQYALAFLEHGSRGRGYLLKERISEIGQLLAAVTEVSKGGSYIDAKVIDALVQARSRSEASPLTLLTPRELEILATMAQGRSNAGIAAALSLSDRAVEKHISSIFSKLGLIEEWEVHRRVKAVLLFLSDKSDD; from the coding sequence GTGGCGATCCGCTTGGTCCTGGCAGAGGACCACTACCTGGTACGTGAGGGCGTCCGGAGACTCATCGAGTCGGAATCGGAGCTCGAACTCGTGGCGGTCTGTGACACCCTCGACTCGGTGCTGGCGGCGCTCGAGGAACACCGTCCCGACGTCCTGCTCACCGACATCCGGATGCCGCCGACCAACACCACCGAGGGCCTGCAGGCCGCCGACCGCCTGCGGGAACTGAACCCCAACGCCGGGGTGGTCCTGCTCAGCCAGTACGCCGACCCGCAGTACGCCCTCGCCTTCCTCGAGCACGGCTCGCGGGGCCGGGGGTACCTGCTCAAGGAGCGGATCTCGGAGATCGGCCAGCTCCTGGCCGCGGTCACCGAAGTGTCGAAGGGCGGCTCCTACATCGATGCCAAAGTGATCGACGCCCTCGTGCAGGCCCGGAGCCGGTCGGAAGCCTCCCCCCTGACGCTGCTCACCCCCCGGGAGCTGGAGATCCTGGCCACCATGGCCCAGGGCCGCAGCAACGCCGGCATCGCCGCCGCCCTGTCCCTGTCCGACCGGGCGGTCGAGAAGCACATCAGCTCGATCTTCTCGAAGCTGGGCCTGATCGAGGAGTGGGAGGTCCACCGCCGGGTGAAGGCGGTGCTGCTGTTCCTGTCCGACAAGTCCGACGACTAG
- a CDS encoding response regulator transcription factor codes for MADGVAVLIVDDQAPFRRAASAVVRLTPGFAVVGEAESGEAALEMVDSLHPALVLMDINMPGMNGIEATRRITADHPEVMVLLLSTYQADDLPADAASSGFAAYVNKDDFGPTILRDTWDGWKPAGV; via the coding sequence ATGGCTGACGGAGTGGCGGTCTTAATCGTCGACGACCAGGCGCCGTTCCGGCGGGCAGCCTCCGCTGTGGTCCGCCTGACCCCCGGGTTCGCGGTGGTCGGGGAGGCCGAATCGGGTGAGGCGGCGCTCGAGATGGTGGACTCGCTGCACCCGGCCCTTGTGCTGATGGACATCAACATGCCGGGCATGAACGGCATCGAGGCCACCCGCCGGATCACCGCCGACCACCCGGAGGTGATGGTGCTGCTGCTGTCCACCTACCAGGCGGACGACCTGCCCGCCGACGCCGCATCCTCGGGGTTCGCCGCCTACGTCAACAAGGACGATTTCGGCCCGACCATCCTGCGCGACACCTGGGACGGCTGGAAGCCCGCCGGCGTCTGA
- a CDS encoding histidine kinase, protein MSASSGLVEQASTVPEGAVRPGLHRGLVVLLAPLSVALAAWGAALANRAGGLATGVLETAVVAAWALAGTAASLRRPGERLGDLVLRGCLIGGAAVLAAGALRSGGHAHPLGELAGNTAHFVLPVALGLLPAAGLNVVLALPDGRCRVSRAVVATGWITGLALGVVLWALRPSLPLWPILVEGMLAAAVGIGVSNKRYRVSRGIERQRLQWFGWAVTVGVEVILVALAARLLAGWPHDNAAIAAAATLPLPAALAFGSFPRVMGRVDWLLARTVSLAGLTCVVIAVYLVIVIGLGHMPTSTERPLLGLSMLAAGVAALLYVPARERLSRFSNRLVYGEKESPDIALRTFGSRMTRAVPLDELLLQVAELLRRSMGLKVAEVWTGSEGRLERVVSVPNSPPATITLSPKEEGVVARAGCSGPAWVKVWLPALLAGREDSPIRVAPASHSGRLLGLVVAVRNPMDDGFRTEEELAMGELARQVGGALHNVALDSALQASLDQVRKQAEELRASRSRIVAASDAARRQIERNLHDGAQQHLVALAVNLGLAQRLVDADPGETKTMLVQLSADLKEAIQQLRDLAHGIYPPLLVDRGLGEALAAAGGRSALPTTVDAKGIGRHSPEVEAAVYFCCLEALQNAGKHAGAGATATITVREEAGGLLFEVADTGAGFDMASRSRLGAGFVNMADRVGAIGGSLTVDSAPGKGTRIGGRIPLA, encoded by the coding sequence GTGAGCGCCTCGTCGGGCCTGGTCGAGCAGGCCTCCACCGTCCCCGAGGGCGCCGTCCGCCCGGGGCTGCACCGCGGCCTGGTGGTCCTGCTCGCCCCGCTGTCGGTAGCCCTGGCGGCCTGGGGCGCCGCCCTGGCCAACCGGGCCGGCGGCCTGGCCACCGGGGTGCTGGAGACGGCTGTCGTGGCCGCCTGGGCGCTGGCGGGCACTGCCGCCAGCCTGCGCCGGCCGGGTGAGCGCCTGGGCGACTTGGTGCTGCGCGGCTGCCTGATCGGCGGTGCCGCGGTGCTGGCCGCCGGGGCACTGCGCTCCGGGGGGCACGCCCACCCGCTGGGCGAGCTGGCCGGCAACACGGCCCACTTCGTCCTCCCGGTAGCCCTCGGCCTGCTGCCCGCCGCTGGCCTTAACGTAGTCCTGGCGCTGCCCGATGGCCGGTGCCGGGTGAGCCGCGCGGTGGTCGCCACCGGCTGGATCACCGGTCTGGCCCTCGGCGTCGTCCTGTGGGCGCTGCGGCCGTCGCTGCCCCTATGGCCCATCCTGGTGGAGGGCATGCTGGCCGCCGCCGTCGGCATCGGGGTCTCCAACAAGCGCTACCGGGTCTCCCGCGGCATCGAGCGCCAACGGTTGCAGTGGTTCGGCTGGGCGGTGACCGTCGGCGTCGAGGTCATCCTGGTGGCCCTCGCCGCCCGGTTGCTGGCGGGCTGGCCGCACGACAACGCCGCGATCGCCGCTGCGGCCACGCTCCCCCTCCCGGCCGCCCTCGCCTTCGGCTCCTTCCCCAGGGTCATGGGCCGCGTGGACTGGTTGCTCGCCCGCACGGTCTCGCTGGCGGGCCTGACCTGCGTCGTGATCGCGGTCTACCTGGTGATCGTCATCGGCCTGGGCCACATGCCCACCTCCACCGAGCGCCCCCTGCTCGGCCTCTCGATGCTGGCCGCCGGCGTGGCCGCCCTGCTGTACGTCCCCGCCCGGGAACGGCTCTCCCGCTTCTCCAACCGGCTGGTCTACGGCGAGAAGGAGTCCCCCGACATCGCCCTGCGCACCTTCGGATCGCGCATGACCCGTGCCGTCCCGCTCGACGAGCTGCTCCTGCAGGTGGCCGAGCTGCTGCGCCGCAGCATGGGGCTGAAGGTGGCCGAGGTGTGGACCGGGTCCGAGGGACGCCTGGAGCGGGTGGTCTCGGTGCCCAACAGCCCACCGGCGACGATCACGCTCAGCCCCAAGGAGGAGGGCGTGGTGGCCCGGGCCGGCTGCTCGGGACCCGCCTGGGTGAAGGTGTGGCTGCCCGCCCTGCTGGCGGGCCGGGAGGACAGCCCGATCCGGGTGGCGCCCGCCAGCCACTCCGGCCGCCTGCTGGGCCTCGTCGTGGCGGTGCGCAACCCAATGGACGACGGCTTCCGCACCGAGGAGGAGTTGGCGATGGGCGAGCTGGCCCGCCAGGTGGGCGGTGCCCTGCACAACGTCGCCCTGGACTCCGCCCTGCAGGCGTCCCTGGACCAGGTGCGCAAGCAGGCCGAGGAGCTGCGGGCCTCCCGGTCCCGCATCGTGGCCGCGTCGGACGCCGCCCGGCGCCAGATCGAGCGCAACCTGCACGACGGCGCCCAGCAGCACCTCGTCGCCCTGGCGGTGAACCTCGGCCTGGCCCAGAGGCTGGTGGACGCCGACCCGGGCGAGACCAAGACCATGCTGGTGCAGCTCTCCGCCGACCTCAAGGAGGCGATCCAGCAGCTGCGCGACCTCGCCCACGGCATCTACCCGCCCCTGCTGGTGGACCGGGGGCTGGGCGAGGCGCTCGCCGCCGCTGGCGGCCGCTCGGCACTGCCGACCACGGTGGACGCTAAGGGCATCGGGCGGCACTCGCCGGAGGTGGAGGCGGCGGTCTACTTCTGCTGCCTCGAGGCCCTGCAGAACGCCGGCAAGCACGCCGGGGCCGGGGCCACCGCCACCATCACGGTCCGGGAGGAGGCGGGCGGCCTGCTCTTCGAGGTGGCCGACACCGGCGCCGGGTTCGACATGGCCTCGCGTAGCCGCCTCGGGGCCGGCTTCGTCAACATGGCGGACCGGGTGGGCGCCATCGGGGGCAGCCTGACCGTGGACTCCGCCCCGGGCAAGGGCACCCGGATCGGGGGGCGGATCCCGCTGGCGTAG
- a CDS encoding ABC transporter ATP-binding protein, which translates to MSQAVLEAHGVHKSYESEGAPVRALRGVDFTLEEGEFVAIMGPSGCGKSTFLNLVAGLDTPSDGEILLAGTPLVGKDENQLAHIRRKHIGIVFQFFNLLEGMSVLENVTLPAVIAGMPRKQAESRARDLLDLLGLADKARSAPGVLSGGQRQRLAIARALANKPTLLLADEPTGALDSEGGYEILELFRRLHAEGQSILLVTHADEVAEPADRIVRMRDGRVEETVGDRAGVLSEPPPVPEATGAATGAATGAVPAAREVEPPAAAPEA; encoded by the coding sequence ATGAGCCAAGCGGTGCTGGAAGCGCACGGCGTCCACAAGAGCTACGAGTCTGAGGGGGCGCCGGTCCGGGCGCTGCGGGGGGTGGACTTCACCCTTGAGGAGGGCGAGTTCGTTGCCATCATGGGGCCCTCGGGCTGCGGCAAGTCCACCTTCCTCAACCTGGTGGCCGGGCTGGACACCCCGAGCGATGGTGAGATCCTGCTGGCGGGCACGCCGCTGGTGGGCAAGGACGAGAACCAGCTCGCTCACATCCGGCGCAAGCACATCGGCATCGTCTTCCAGTTCTTTAACCTGCTGGAGGGCATGAGCGTGCTGGAGAACGTGACCCTGCCCGCGGTGATCGCCGGCATGCCCCGCAAGCAGGCGGAGAGCCGGGCGCGGGACCTGCTGGACCTCCTTGGGCTGGCGGACAAGGCCCGCAGCGCCCCGGGCGTGCTCTCCGGCGGGCAGCGCCAGCGGCTGGCCATCGCCCGCGCCCTGGCCAACAAGCCCACCCTGCTGCTGGCCGACGAGCCCACCGGCGCCCTCGACTCCGAGGGGGGCTACGAGATCCTGGAGCTGTTCCGCCGCCTGCACGCCGAGGGCCAGTCGATCCTGCTGGTCACCCACGCCGACGAGGTCGCCGAGCCCGCCGACCGCATCGTGCGCATGCGGGACGGGCGGGTGGAGGAGACAGTCGGGGACCGGGCCGGGGTGCTGTCCGAGCCTCCGCCAGTGCCCGAAGCCACAGGGGCCGCCACCGGGGCCGCCACAGGGGCCGTGCCCGCCGCGCGTGAGGTCGAGCCTCCGGCCGCGGCACCCGAGGCCTAG
- a CDS encoding adenylate/guanylate cyclase domain-containing protein: MSSITVFLADDNLLVRAGVQALLRLEPDIEVVGVAEDYDSLLAGAGAAAPQVLVTDIRMPPTFQQEGIMAAKELRKLHPGTGVVVLSQYDDPEYAISLLGEGSAGYAYLLKDRIAEGDQLAKAVRDVATGGSMLDPAIVEALVHPVRDSDLSEADEEVLRLIAEGRPIKAIAAVRGLTPAAASEEVERLFLRLAQQASTGAESSLRRLRMLHEAIVSREEQGETLSRLLPGGLAEKVRTEGRRIGETERLDVTVLMSDIRGYSTIAEHTDPTVLAGQLNQHRAAMNHAILATGGTVMQFVGDAVMAVFGAPLPTPDHADRSVVAARAMHAEQAALNDQWEAEGREPFGLGIGLSTGEVAAALLGSEERLEYSLVGDTVNLTQRLQQWAEPGQTVLSDPTRGALSQPLDGLEPLEPALVKGRQTPVQAWRLPAERASEISAPVPGPVQGGSE; encoded by the coding sequence ATGAGTTCGATCACGGTCTTCCTCGCCGACGACAACCTGCTGGTGCGGGCCGGGGTCCAGGCCCTGCTGCGCCTCGAGCCCGATATCGAGGTGGTGGGCGTGGCCGAGGATTACGACAGCCTGCTCGCCGGGGCCGGGGCCGCCGCCCCCCAGGTCCTCGTCACCGACATCCGCATGCCCCCGACCTTCCAGCAGGAGGGCATCATGGCCGCCAAGGAGCTGCGCAAGCTGCACCCCGGCACCGGCGTGGTCGTCCTGTCGCAGTACGACGACCCGGAGTACGCCATCTCGTTGCTGGGCGAGGGTTCCGCCGGCTACGCCTACCTGCTGAAGGACCGCATCGCCGAGGGCGACCAACTCGCCAAGGCGGTGCGAGACGTGGCCACCGGCGGGTCGATGCTCGACCCCGCCATCGTGGAGGCCCTGGTCCACCCCGTGCGCGACTCCGACCTGTCCGAGGCCGACGAGGAGGTCCTGCGCCTCATCGCCGAGGGGCGCCCGATCAAAGCGATCGCCGCGGTGCGCGGGCTGACCCCGGCTGCCGCCTCCGAGGAGGTCGAGCGGCTGTTCCTGCGCCTGGCTCAGCAGGCCAGCACCGGGGCCGAGAGCTCGCTGCGCCGGCTGCGCATGCTGCATGAGGCCATCGTCTCCCGGGAGGAGCAGGGCGAGACCCTCAGCCGCCTCCTGCCCGGCGGGCTGGCGGAGAAGGTGCGGACCGAGGGGCGGCGCATCGGCGAGACCGAGCGCCTCGACGTCACCGTGCTGATGTCCGACATCCGGGGGTACTCGACCATCGCCGAGCACACCGACCCCACCGTGCTCGCCGGCCAGCTGAACCAGCACCGGGCGGCCATGAACCACGCCATCCTGGCGACGGGCGGCACCGTGATGCAGTTCGTGGGCGACGCGGTCATGGCGGTGTTCGGCGCCCCACTGCCGACGCCTGACCACGCCGACCGGTCCGTCGTCGCCGCCCGGGCGATGCACGCCGAGCAGGCCGCGCTGAACGACCAGTGGGAGGCTGAGGGCCGGGAGCCGTTCGGCCTGGGGATCGGCCTGTCCACCGGCGAGGTCGCCGCCGCCCTGCTCGGCTCCGAGGAGCGCCTGGAGTACTCGCTGGTGGGCGACACGGTCAACCTGACCCAGCGCCTCCAGCAGTGGGCCGAACCCGGCCAGACGGTGCTGAGCGATCCCACCCGGGGGGCGCTGTCCCAGCCGCTGGACGGGCTGGAACCGCTGGAGCCGGCGCTGGTCAAGGGACGGCAGACCCCGGTGCAGGCCTGGCGGCTGCCTGCGGAACGTGCTTCGGAGATATCGGCGCCCGTCCCAGGGCCCGTGCAAGGGGGGAGTGAGTGA